Genomic DNA from Niallia circulans:
CAATCGACTGTTTCAGGACCTGCATCAACCCCAATCGCAAAAAAAGCCTTGCTGTTAATATGCAGCATTGTTGGTTTACGGCCGCCGCTCGATTCTCCAAGCACCGTTTCTATCACAAGGCCTTCTGCCATCAATTCCCTGACTATGCTGCTGACAGTTGGCGGAGTCAGCCTTGTTTCCTTAGCAATTTGCGCCCTTGAGATTGGCTCTGACACCCTGATTTTGTTTAAAATGATCGTCTTATTAACAGACTTCATCCATTGAAAACTGCCACGTTCCACTAATAAATCCTCCATCTAAAAATTCCTTATATATCCCTTATTATAGCATAATAGCCTGAGGCCTCCTTTTCCAAAAGGTCAGCCTCAGGCTATTTAATTTTAATAGTATGGATTCAAATGGATGAGCACTTCTTCAATATTGTCATGTTTTTTCATCAGCTTTTTCTTTATTTCTCGCGACAGATCATGACCTTCCTTGATTGTTTTGTCATGGTCAATGGAAATTCGTAAATCAACAAGAACATAATGGCCGTGTTCCCTTGCTCTTAGCCTATCTATTCTTTTCACTTCAGAGAAAGATGCGATGATACTTTCATAGTCCTGCAAAATAGCTGAGTCAATATTCCGTTCAAGCAAGATATCAAAAGCCTCTTTCAGCATTTCCTTGGAAATTTTGAAAATTAAGTATGCCACAATGATACTCGCAACTTTATCACCAAACAGTAAAAGCTTTATGTCAAACTTATCCCCTATAATAGAAAGAATAACCCCAACTGCTGCGGCAATACTTGCAACAATATCAGCCTTGTGGTCAAAGGCAATTGCTTCGATTGCCTTGCTCTTTTGTTCTTTAGCAATCTTCATGCTGTACCTGTATAAGTATTCTTTAGCC
This window encodes:
- a CDS encoding cation diffusion facilitator family transporter, whose amino-acid sequence is MSTREQLAKKVAWISVISNILLTIGKLVIGMAANSDAVFADGIHSAADVFASVIVLFVIKIANKPADLEHPYGHGKAEVIVSGIVGIVLFAVSLYVVYEAIIGLFHPITAPNILAMWIAIISYGAKEYLYRYSMKIAKEQKSKAIEAIAFDHKADIVASIAAAVGVILSIIGDKFDIKLLLFGDKVASIIVAYLIFKISKEMLKEAFDILLERNIDSAILQDYESIIASFSEVKRIDRLRAREHGHYVLVDLRISIDHDKTIKEGHDLSREIKKKLMKKHDNIEEVLIHLNPYY